From the Jatrophihabitans endophyticus genome, one window contains:
- a CDS encoding serine/threonine-protein kinase, translating into MAGTWKLRGYVVESPLGRGASSDVWRARIAATGEPVALKRLDLAGVEAQRRARSEAALLTVLDHPNLVRLHDLVTTADAAVLVLDLADGGSLADLLAARRRLAPGEVITAVAPVAAALAYVHRQAVVHGDVTPANILFTRGGVALLADLGVARLTGDESDAESTPAYIDPAVADGCVPAAPSDVFMLGAVAFHALTGAPPWPAQDAAAALAAARSGALPDVAARLVGSDVPAPMAAVIARALAIDPAQRGTAADLALDLRHSGTPVAVELAAGRVRPAGDPWLHAQTAPPRRAVGPEYGQTTPRAPRREPPGGTRAAYRPRHAADPSAYAAAPAGAGATGGATGGAIGAAAVHGAAGAWGGLRGGRTTPTPGPVGSAAGPAGGPERSAAAPRGAPPPTEAVRRARPVVPRQPHRRVPGARVLTLVAVLVLATAGAGVVVARAGPGPRAAGAHAAGGHVAGGRAAGSAAAGSAAAGSAAAGGRAAAARATSSPAAVRSRVGMPVRPGGPAPPGSGSAALRAWWAAALRGLDAVRARAFATRSPALLAGVYRATTLRADDAALLRLLVPAGCGLAGVLTRYDRLRIAASPDRALVTARARIPATTLRCAKRPARRAAPVGPTAIRLELVRTAAGPRVAAQRAG; encoded by the coding sequence ATGGCCGGTACCTGGAAGCTGCGCGGCTACGTCGTCGAGTCGCCGCTCGGGCGCGGCGCCTCGAGCGACGTGTGGCGCGCCCGCATCGCCGCGACGGGGGAGCCGGTGGCGCTCAAGCGGCTCGACCTCGCCGGGGTCGAGGCGCAGCGACGGGCTCGCAGCGAAGCGGCCCTGCTGACCGTGCTCGACCACCCGAACCTGGTGCGGCTGCACGACCTCGTGACCACCGCCGACGCGGCCGTGCTCGTGCTCGACCTGGCCGACGGCGGTTCCCTGGCCGACCTGCTCGCGGCGCGTCGACGACTCGCTCCCGGCGAGGTCATCACCGCCGTCGCCCCGGTCGCGGCCGCGCTGGCCTACGTGCATCGGCAGGCGGTCGTGCACGGCGACGTCACGCCGGCCAACATCCTGTTCACCCGGGGTGGGGTCGCGCTGCTCGCCGACCTCGGGGTGGCCCGGCTGACCGGGGACGAGTCCGACGCCGAGAGCACTCCCGCCTACATCGACCCCGCCGTCGCCGACGGCTGCGTCCCGGCGGCCCCGAGCGACGTCTTCATGCTCGGGGCGGTCGCGTTCCACGCGCTCACCGGCGCGCCGCCGTGGCCGGCGCAGGACGCCGCCGCCGCGCTCGCCGCCGCCCGGTCCGGGGCGCTGCCCGACGTGGCCGCCCGGCTCGTCGGCAGCGACGTGCCGGCGCCGATGGCCGCGGTGATCGCGCGGGCACTCGCGATCGATCCCGCGCAGCGCGGCACCGCCGCCGACCTGGCGCTCGACCTGCGTCACAGCGGCACGCCGGTCGCCGTCGAGCTCGCGGCGGGCCGGGTCCGCCCCGCGGGCGACCCGTGGCTGCACGCGCAGACCGCGCCACCGCGGCGGGCGGTCGGCCCCGAGTACGGGCAGACCACCCCGCGCGCGCCCCGGCGCGAACCGCCGGGCGGCACGCGCGCGGCCTACCGCCCGCGCCATGCGGCCGACCCGTCGGCGTACGCGGCGGCCCCGGCCGGTGCGGGTGCCACCGGTGGTGCCACCGGCGGGGCGATCGGTGCGGCAGCCGTTCACGGTGCCGCCGGCGCGTGGGGCGGCCTGCGAGGTGGGCGCACCACGCCGACGCCCGGCCCGGTGGGGTCGGCGGCTGGTCCGGCGGGGGGCCCGGAGAGGTCGGCGGCGGCGCCGCGGGGGGCGCCGCCGCCGACCGAGGCGGTACGCCGGGCACGGCCGGTCGTGCCGCGGCAGCCGCACCGTCGCGTGCCGGGCGCCCGCGTCCTGACGCTGGTGGCGGTGCTCGTGCTCGCTACCGCCGGTGCGGGCGTCGTCGTCGCCCGCGCCGGCCCGGGCCCGCGCGCAGCCGGCGCCCACGCAGCCGGTGGCCACGTAGCCGGCGGTCGCGCAGCCGGCAGTGCCGCAGCCGGCAGTGCCGCAGCCGGCAGTGCCGCAGCCGGCGGTCGCGCGGCCGCGGCCAGGGCGACGTCGTCGCCCGCCGCCGTTCGTAGCCGGGTCGGCATGCCGGTCCGGCCCGGCGGGCCGGCGCCGCCGGGTAGCGGGAGCGCCGCCCTGCGGGCCTGGTGGGCCGCGGCGCTGCGGGGTCTGGACGCGGTCCGGGCGCGGGCCTTCGCCACCCGGTCACCCGCACTGCTCGCCGGGGTCTACCGGGCGACGACCCTGCGCGCGGACGACGCGGCGCTGCTGCGGCTGCTCGTCCCGGCCGGCTGCGGGCTCGCCGGTGTGCTGACCCGTTACGACCGGCTGCGGATCGCCGCGTCGCCCGATCGCGCGCTCGTCACCGCGCGGGCCCGCATCCCGGCCACGACGCTGCGGTGCGCGAAGCGCCCGGCACGCCGGGCGGCCCCGGTCGGCCCGACCGCGATCCGGCTGGAGTTGGTGCGCACCGCGGCCGGTCCGCGCGTCGCCGCGCAGCGGGCGGGGTGA
- a CDS encoding TIGR01777 family oxidoreductase encodes MKVVLAGASGLIGPALAASLGRDGHEVVRLVRRTPSGPGDVAWDPSAGELDPRVLADADAVVCLSGVGVGDKRWNEAYKQQIVASRVDSVATIARAMVASGTAATLVGASAVGYYGDTGAREVDETAPAGDTFLAGVCQLWEDAAAPAAEAELRVVHLRTGLVLARGAGLLRQLGLVVKAGLGGRLGDGRQYMPWISLTDEIAAIRYLLDHDVSGPVNLTAPTPVTNAEFTRTLGRVLHRPTPWLVPGFAARLALGEFAENVLTGQNAVPAALLAAGYRFTHTDLEVALHDELNR; translated from the coding sequence GTGAAGGTGGTGCTCGCCGGCGCGTCCGGGTTGATCGGACCCGCTCTGGCCGCCTCGCTCGGGCGTGACGGGCACGAGGTGGTGCGGTTGGTGCGACGCACGCCCTCGGGCCCGGGCGACGTCGCCTGGGACCCGTCGGCGGGCGAGCTCGACCCGCGGGTGCTGGCCGACGCCGACGCCGTCGTCTGCCTCTCCGGGGTCGGCGTCGGCGACAAGCGGTGGAACGAGGCCTACAAGCAGCAGATCGTGGCGAGTCGGGTCGACAGCGTCGCGACGATCGCCCGGGCCATGGTGGCGTCGGGGACGGCCGCGACACTGGTGGGCGCCTCGGCGGTCGGCTACTACGGCGACACCGGCGCGCGCGAGGTGGACGAGACGGCGCCGGCGGGCGACACGTTCCTCGCCGGGGTCTGCCAGCTGTGGGAGGACGCCGCCGCCCCTGCGGCCGAGGCCGAACTGCGGGTCGTGCACCTGCGCACCGGTCTGGTGCTCGCGCGCGGCGCCGGCCTGCTGCGCCAGCTCGGCCTGGTCGTCAAGGCCGGCCTCGGCGGACGGCTGGGCGACGGGCGCCAGTACATGCCGTGGATCTCGCTGACCGACGAGATCGCGGCGATCAGGTACCTGCTCGACCACGACGTGAGCGGGCCGGTGAACCTCACCGCCCCCACGCCGGTGACCAACGCCGAGTTCACCCGCACGCTCGGTCGGGTGCTGCACCGGCCCACGCCGTGGCTCGTGCCCGGCTTCGCCGCCCGGCTCGCCCTCGGCGAGTTCGCCGAGAACGTGCTGACCGGTCAGAACGCGGTACCGGCCGCGCTGCTCGCCGCCGGGTACCGCTTCACCCACACCGACCTCGAGGTCGCCCTGCACGACGAGCTCAACCGCTGA
- the sucB gene encoding 2-oxoglutarate dehydrogenase, E2 component, dihydrolipoamide succinyltransferase has translation MTDPTEFVPRKEHLTPMSTSVTMPRLGESVTEGTVTRWLKAEGDHVDADEPLLEVSTDKVDTEVPSPAAGTLLSIKVQEDETVEIGVELAVIGDAAEAGGDGDSGGDGGSAASNDDAQQAQSEPEPEPEPEPEPQPEPEPQPEPARAAAEPESRPEPRHAQPAAPAPAQAPSGESAADPAPRAESGADGGETGDDDAAAGAYVTPLVRKLASEHGVDLASISGTGVGGRIRKSDVLAAAEQARDRAAERELPHTASAAAGSTEVTDAAATAASTATQQRGKVEKMSRMRQVIATRMVESLQTSAQLTTVVEVDVTRIARLRDRAKAEFEAREGAKLSFLPFFAVAAIEALKAHPVVNASVNLEDKTITYHDAEHLGIAVDTDRGLLVPVIHDAGDLNLGGLARKIADLAARTRDNKVAPDELGGGTFTLTNTGSRGALFDTPIINQPQVGILGTGAVVKRPVVISSEDLGETIAVRSMVYLALSYDHRVVDGADAARFLTTVKQRLEAGAFERSLGLE, from the coding sequence CTGACCGACCCGACCGAGTTCGTTCCGCGTAAGGAGCATCTGACACCGATGTCGACGTCCGTGACCATGCCGCGCCTGGGTGAGAGCGTCACCGAAGGCACCGTGACCCGCTGGCTCAAGGCCGAGGGCGACCACGTCGACGCCGACGAGCCGCTGCTGGAGGTGTCGACCGACAAGGTCGACACCGAGGTGCCCTCCCCCGCCGCCGGCACGCTGCTCTCGATCAAGGTCCAGGAGGACGAGACGGTCGAGATCGGTGTCGAGCTCGCCGTCATCGGCGACGCCGCCGAGGCCGGGGGTGACGGCGACTCGGGTGGCGACGGCGGCTCGGCCGCGTCGAACGACGACGCGCAGCAGGCGCAGTCCGAGCCGGAGCCCGAGCCGGAGCCCGAGCCCGAGCCGCAGCCGGAACCCGAGCCGCAGCCCGAGCCGGCGCGCGCCGCGGCCGAGCCGGAGTCCCGGCCGGAGCCCAGGCACGCCCAGCCCGCGGCTCCCGCCCCCGCGCAGGCGCCGTCGGGCGAGTCCGCGGCCGACCCGGCCCCGCGGGCCGAGAGCGGCGCCGACGGTGGCGAGACCGGCGACGACGACGCCGCGGCCGGCGCCTACGTCACCCCGCTGGTGCGCAAGCTCGCGAGCGAGCACGGCGTCGACCTCGCCTCGATCAGCGGCACCGGCGTCGGCGGGCGCATCCGCAAGTCCGACGTCCTCGCCGCCGCCGAGCAGGCGCGCGACCGTGCGGCCGAGCGGGAGCTGCCGCACACCGCGTCGGCCGCGGCGGGTTCGACCGAGGTCACCGACGCCGCCGCCACCGCGGCGTCGACCGCCACGCAGCAGCGCGGCAAGGTCGAGAAGATGTCGCGCATGCGGCAGGTCATCGCCACCCGCATGGTCGAGTCGCTGCAGACCTCGGCCCAGCTGACGACCGTCGTCGAGGTCGACGTCACCCGTATCGCGCGGCTGCGCGACCGGGCAAAGGCCGAGTTCGAGGCCCGCGAGGGGGCGAAGCTGAGCTTCCTGCCCTTCTTCGCCGTCGCGGCCATCGAGGCGCTGAAGGCCCACCCGGTCGTGAACGCCTCGGTGAACCTCGAGGACAAGACCATCACCTACCACGACGCCGAGCACCTGGGCATCGCCGTCGACACCGACCGCGGGCTGCTGGTCCCGGTGATCCACGACGCCGGTGATCTCAACCTCGGCGGGTTGGCACGCAAGATCGCCGACCTCGCCGCCCGCACCCGCGACAACAAGGTGGCGCCGGACGAGCTCGGCGGCGGCACGTTCACGCTGACCAACACCGGCAGCCGTGGCGCGCTGTTCGACACGCCGATCATCAACCAGCCCCAGGTCGGCATCCTCGGCACCGGCGCGGTCGTGAAGCGGCCGGTGGTCATCTCCTCCGAGGACCTCGGCGAGACGATCGCGGTGCGCTCCATGGTCTACCTGGCGCTGTCCTACGACCACCGGGTGGTGGACGGCGCGGACGCCGCCCGCTTCCTGACGACGGTCAAGCAGCGGCTGGAGGCCGGGGCGTTCGAGCGGTCGCTCGGCCTGGAGTGA
- the lpdA gene encoding dihydrolipoyl dehydrogenase, producing the protein MADKEVDLVVLGGGSGGYAAALRAAELGKSVVLIEKDRVGGTCLHRGCIPTKALLHAGEIADGARESATFGVNATFEGIDMAGVNKYKDGVIGKNWKGLQGLIKARGIETVEGEGRLVGPKTVQVGGDGGDRYTGANVVLATGSYSRSLPGLDLDGHRVITSEHALGLDHVPETAIVLGGGVIGCEFASAWTSFGTKVTIVEALPHLVPLEDEANSKLLERAFRRRKIDFKLGKRFEKVETSDSGVTVHLEGGETLEAELLLVAVGRGPVSEGLGYEEQGVRIERGFVVTDEFLRTSVDGVYAVGDLISINSEPHLQLAHVGFAEGILAAEHIAGQPVVPIDYAGVPRITYSQPEVASVGLTEAAAVEKHGQDNVTTVTYDLSGNGRSAILNTKGAVKLVAEKDGPVLGIHIVGDRVGELIAEAQLIYNWEALPGEVAQLIHPHPTQSEAIGEAHLLLAGKPLHVHD; encoded by the coding sequence GTGGCAGACAAAGAGGTCGATCTCGTCGTTCTCGGTGGCGGCAGCGGCGGGTACGCCGCGGCGCTGCGCGCGGCGGAGCTCGGCAAGTCCGTCGTCCTGATCGAGAAGGACCGCGTCGGCGGCACGTGCCTGCACCGTGGCTGCATCCCCACCAAGGCCCTGCTGCACGCCGGCGAGATCGCCGACGGTGCGCGGGAGAGCGCCACCTTCGGTGTCAACGCCACGTTCGAGGGCATCGACATGGCGGGCGTCAACAAGTACAAGGACGGCGTCATCGGCAAGAACTGGAAGGGGCTGCAGGGCCTCATCAAGGCCCGCGGCATCGAGACGGTCGAGGGCGAGGGTCGACTCGTCGGCCCGAAGACCGTCCAGGTCGGCGGTGACGGCGGGGACCGCTACACCGGCGCCAACGTCGTCCTGGCCACCGGCTCGTACTCGCGCTCGCTGCCCGGCCTCGACCTCGACGGTCACCGCGTGATCACCAGCGAGCACGCGCTCGGCCTCGACCACGTGCCCGAGACCGCGATCGTGCTGGGCGGCGGCGTCATCGGCTGCGAGTTCGCCTCGGCCTGGACGTCGTTCGGCACCAAGGTCACCATCGTCGAGGCGCTGCCCCACCTCGTCCCGCTGGAGGACGAGGCCAACTCCAAGCTGCTCGAGCGCGCCTTCCGCCGCCGCAAGATCGACTTCAAGCTGGGCAAGCGGTTCGAGAAGGTCGAGACGTCCGACAGCGGCGTCACCGTTCACCTCGAGGGCGGCGAGACGCTCGAGGCCGAGCTGCTGCTCGTCGCCGTCGGGCGCGGCCCCGTCTCCGAGGGCCTCGGCTACGAGGAGCAGGGCGTGCGCATCGAGCGCGGCTTCGTCGTCACCGACGAGTTCCTGCGCACGTCGGTCGACGGCGTCTACGCCGTGGGCGACCTGATCTCGATCAACAGCGAGCCGCACCTGCAGCTCGCTCACGTGGGCTTCGCCGAGGGCATCCTCGCCGCCGAGCACATCGCCGGCCAGCCGGTCGTCCCGATCGACTACGCCGGCGTCCCGCGCATCACCTACAGCCAGCCCGAGGTCGCCTCGGTCGGCCTCACCGAGGCCGCGGCGGTCGAGAAGCACGGGCAGGACAACGTCACGACCGTCACCTACGACCTGTCGGGCAACGGCCGCAGCGCGATCCTGAACACCAAGGGCGCGGTCAAGCTCGTCGCCGAGAAGGACGGCCCCGTTCTGGGCATCCACATCGTGGGCGACCGCGTCGGCGAGCTCATCGCCGAGGCCCAGCTCATCTACAACTGGGAGGCCCTCCCCGGTGAGGTCGCCCAGCTGATCCACCCGCACCCGACGCAGTCGGAGGCGATCGGCGAGGCGCACCTGCTGCTCGCCGGCAAACCGCTGCACGTGCACGACTGA
- a CDS encoding oxidoreductase → MSLFRRKTRPGVQRTGSSEDTEHLAGFLRSRSGVEAYVEPRTSVTDTTIVLVAADGEWTRRRVNGPQGAATFAKKHGVPLYDAAVVGYPQRMREWNRRQQDR, encoded by the coding sequence ATGTCGTTGTTCAGGCGCAAGACGCGACCGGGTGTGCAGCGGACCGGGTCCAGCGAGGACACCGAGCACCTCGCGGGTTTCCTGCGCAGCCGGAGCGGTGTCGAGGCCTACGTCGAGCCACGCACGAGCGTCACCGACACCACCATCGTCCTCGTCGCCGCCGACGGCGAGTGGACGCGGCGCCGCGTCAACGGCCCGCAGGGCGCCGCCACGTTCGCGAAGAAGCACGGCGTCCCGCTCTACGACGCCGCCGTCGTCGGCTACCCGCAGCGGATGCGCGAGTGGAACCGGCGGCAGCAGGACCGTTGA